The stretch of DNA TGACGCGATTCCCCATGGCCCAGTCTACAAACTTATTTCCATCCACGTCCCAGCAATAGGCTCCTTTCGCATGAGCGATCAATTGGGGAGAGTTCCATGGGAACTGGTCTTCCCCTTTGGAATAAGTATGACCTGCGCCGGGTACAATGGCGTGAAAGCGATCGAGTACTTTCCGACCCTGCTCAAAATTTTGGATGGGACCTGTGGTATTCATTTGCTAGTGAGATAACATGGCTTTACAACAAAGAAAATCAAACGCTGTGGCAACGTGTATACTTCTGCTTTCGGGCATGGAAAATGCAGTCAGCGGTTTCCCGAAATAGTTTCCATGCTTGATAAGCGCCTCTGTCCTTGCCAGCTTTATAGCTCCATTGGGGCGATATACGGTTGGCAGGTATATCCTTTCCTTCATGAATTCGTTGCCGAAATACATTTCATAGGCTCCATCTGTTTCCTTCAGGGCCCAGTGAAAATAATGCGGGTCAATCTCGGTGGTGCTTACCAGAAAATCAGCGCCGGACCGGATGAACTGGTCATATGCCCCGGTGATATCTTCTGCGTTTCTTAAGGGAGAAGAAGGTTGCAGGTTGAAGAGGATTTCCAGATCGTGTCCCTGCTCCTGCAGATGGGTATGTAAATGCAGACACGGTGTGGTGGACGACACATCGTCCTCTGCCATCTCCGGTGCGATCCTGAATACCCGGGCACCATACTTCTCTGCCACTTCCGCTATTTCATCATCTTCAGTGCACACATACACATGCGGTGTGAGTGCAGACATAAGTGCTGCCTCAATAGTATACGCCAGCATGGGCTTACCATTCAGGTCCTTTACATTTTTCCGCAACAGCCTTTTTGACCCGCCTCTGGCGGGAATGGCTATGAGTATTTTTTCATTGCTTGGCATATCACGTCCAATTTACCGGTGATAACAAGGATGGCTCCTCCACCCTGATCTGATGAACAGCATCCATCACCTCGTCAGGTAACCGAATGCTTGCAGCGGCCAGGTTATGCTTTAATTGATCCACGTTGTCCACACCAATCAACACGCCTTGAATTTCATCATTGGTCATGACATATCCCAATGCAAGTTCCTCCATTGTCAAATTTGCCTCCGAAGCGATGGCCCTCAATCTGAGCAGGGCTTGCCTCATAGGCAGAAGTTTCGCCGGCAGCTTGTCGGCATCCATAAAGAACAGTCCCTGTAAAAAAACACTTCTGGCATGCAACTGCTTTTTCGCCTTCTGGCATTTGGTCAACAAATCGCGCTTGCTTTTTCGGTTATCAAGAAGGTTAAAGGGAATCTGGATCACATCCACATGAGAATGGTTTATCGCTTGTTCAAACTGATAATCATCATAAACAGAAACGCCCAGGTATGTCATTTTTCCTTCTTCCTTCAAAGTGGAAAACATGGACATCAGATCATCGGATTGCGCCAACTCTTCAAACCTGTGAAAATGATAGGTATGATAGTGATCAACGCTCATGCGTTCGAGGCCTTCCAGAAAACCTGTCCTTACCTGACTAGCGTCGCTTCCGTTGCGAACAAATTTAGAGATGATGCTGAACGGCTCCCTGCCTGGTGCGTGATACCTGCCTATAACTTCTTCCGCGGATCCGTAACTGTGTGCAGTATCCAGCAATCTGACCCCGTTCCGAAAAGCGTGTTCCAGGATGTCAAAAACTTCACCTTCTCCGGGCTTGCCATGTGTGTTGTTGATACCATAGTCAAGACCGAACTGAACGGTTCCGAGTATACATTCACTCATATGATCCGGGTTCTGGAGAAACCATGATCAAACTATAACGGTCCGATATGTGTCTCCACA from Flavobacteriales bacterium encodes:
- a CDS encoding acylneuraminate cytidylyltransferase family protein; amino-acid sequence: MPSNEKILIAIPARGGSKRLLRKNVKDLNGKPMLAYTIEAALMSALTPHVYVCTEDDEIAEVAEKYGARVFRIAPEMAEDDVSSTTPCLHLHTHLQEQGHDLEILFNLQPSSPLRNAEDITGAYDQFIRSGADFLVSTTEIDPHYFHWALKETDGAYEMYFGNEFMKERIYLPTVYRPNGAIKLARTEALIKHGNYFGKPLTAFSMPESRSIHVATAFDFLCCKAMLSH
- a CDS encoding aldo/keto reductase, producing the protein MSECILGTVQFGLDYGINNTHGKPGEGEVFDILEHAFRNGVRLLDTAHSYGSAEEVIGRYHAPGREPFSIISKFVRNGSDASQVRTGFLEGLERMSVDHYHTYHFHRFEELAQSDDLMSMFSTLKEEGKMTYLGVSVYDDYQFEQAINHSHVDVIQIPFNLLDNRKSKRDLLTKCQKAKKQLHARSVFLQGLFFMDADKLPAKLLPMRQALLRLRAIASEANLTMEELALGYVMTNDEIQGVLIGVDNVDQLKHNLAAASIRLPDEVMDAVHQIRVEEPSLLSPVNWT